From one Anaerococcus prevotii DSM 20548 genomic stretch:
- a CDS encoding ribonuclease H-like domain-containing protein yields MITLKKRYEAKNLKEDEIILDIETTGLDSSIDSLVLLGIIEKIDGKAYIYQYFAQDDSEEQRLLEIYKRKISDKKVITYNGDTFDIPFLNNRLIKHKDFPLLPQDLDLLKLIRPYNKFFDFESLKLNDIEKLAGFYRNDPSRYKTFSKLTNDLKRRTNPYPIMKHNENDLIATEKIVYIEKYFEDKLSIDSNLSPITLLNCDINNDVARISLRSQNLLKESYFNGENYELIIKGRTIIINLQVLYGILNRDVKGYVSINNFEIKNETSLSIDEHFLIIRENFKYNHKNLLTLAKKIIESHL; encoded by the coding sequence ATGATTACACTAAAGAAAAGATATGAAGCTAAAAATTTAAAAGAAGATGAAATTATTTTAGATATAGAAACTACGGGCCTTGACTCTTCTATAGATAGCCTTGTATTGTTAGGTATAATTGAAAAAATAGATGGTAAGGCTTATATTTACCAATATTTTGCCCAAGATGATAGTGAGGAGCAAAGATTACTTGAAATTTATAAGAGAAAAATATCAGATAAAAAAGTAATCACCTATAATGGTGATACCTTTGATATACCTTTCTTAAATAATAGGCTTATAAAACACAAAGACTTCCCTCTACTACCACAAGATTTGGACTTACTTAAGCTAATAAGGCCCTACAACAAGTTTTTTGATTTTGAATCACTTAAGCTTAATGATATTGAGAAACTTGCAGGTTTCTATAGGAATGACCCTTCACGTTACAAAACTTTCAGCAAATTAACTAATGATTTGAAAAGGCGTACAAATCCTTATCCTATAATGAAGCATAATGAAAATGATCTTATTGCAACCGAGAAGATTGTCTATATAGAAAAATACTTTGAAGATAAACTTTCAATTGATTCTAATTTATCTCCTATAACTTTATTAAACTGTGATATAAATAACGACGTTGCAAGAATTTCTCTAAGGTCTCAAAATCTTCTAAAAGAATCTTATTTTAATGGAGAAAATTATGAATTAATAATAAAAGGAAGAACAATTATAATCAATTTACAAGTTTTATATGGAATTCTTAATAGGGATGTTAAAGGCTATGTAAGTATAAATAATTTTGAGATCAAAAATGAGACAAGTCTCAGTATTGACGAACATTTCCTAATAATAAGAGAAAATTTCAAATATAATCACAAAAATCTTCTTACTTTAGCAAAAAAAATAATCGAGAGTCATCTCTGA